In Syntrophorhabdaceae bacterium, one DNA window encodes the following:
- the mtnA gene encoding S-methyl-5-thioribose-1-phosphate isomerase, which translates to MAMKEHIFWKEGSLFLLDQRKLPFSEEFMECTKLGHVEAAISTMVVRGAPLIGVVAAYGVVIALAGLLSKKGRVSPADMARVSGRLIATRPTAVNLAWAVERMNDAYGRCKDHDALLDLMTAEAVAIHAEDVENNRTLSRLGAALIHDGDTILTHCNAGALATGGYGTALGVIRAAHEEGKGIKVIATETRPYFQGARLTAYELTEQGIDVELVPDNHAGLLLYKQKIDKIIVGADRITRNGDTANKIGTYMIALAAREHGVPFYVAAPVSTFDRSTRTGGEIVIEERDSKEVKYLRKTPITLDCIKARYYSFDVTPARYISAFITEKGVIEKPFKTGITRLHTS; encoded by the coding sequence ATGGCTATGAAGGAGCACATCTTCTGGAAAGAAGGCTCTCTTTTTCTTCTGGATCAGCGAAAACTGCCTTTTAGTGAAGAATTCATGGAGTGCACGAAGCTCGGCCACGTGGAGGCGGCCATCAGTACGATGGTGGTGCGCGGTGCGCCGCTCATCGGCGTGGTTGCGGCCTATGGCGTGGTGATCGCCCTGGCAGGGCTCCTCTCGAAGAAGGGACGGGTCAGCCCGGCGGACATGGCGCGCGTCTCGGGCCGGCTCATCGCCACGAGACCGACTGCGGTCAATCTCGCCTGGGCGGTTGAAAGGATGAACGACGCCTATGGCCGTTGCAAGGACCACGACGCCCTCCTCGACCTCATGACCGCGGAGGCGGTAGCGATCCACGCGGAAGACGTGGAGAACAACAGGACCCTCTCCCGTTTGGGGGCCGCACTCATTCACGACGGCGATACCATACTTACCCACTGCAACGCGGGGGCCCTCGCCACCGGCGGATACGGGACCGCTTTGGGCGTTATTCGTGCGGCCCATGAGGAAGGGAAGGGGATAAAGGTGATCGCCACGGAGACGAGGCCCTACTTTCAGGGCGCCCGTCTCACCGCCTACGAGCTCACGGAACAGGGGATAGACGTGGAGCTGGTGCCCGACAACCACGCGGGCCTCCTTTTATATAAGCAGAAAATCGACAAGATTATCGTGGGCGCCGACAGGATCACCCGAAACGGCGATACGGCAAATAAGATCGGCACTTATATGATCGCCCTGGCGGCCCGCGAGCACGGCGTCCCCTTCTACGTCGCCGCGCCCGTCTCGACCTTTGACAGGAGTACCAGGACCGGCGGGGAGATTGTAATCGAGGAGAGGGACTCGAAAGAGGTCAAGTATCTCAGGAAAACGCCCATTACCCTCGATTGCATCAAGGCAAGGTATTATAGCTTCGATGTGACGCCGGCCCGGTATATCTCCGCCTTCATCACGGAAAAAGGCGTCATCGAAAAGCCCTTCAAAACAGGAATTACCAGGCTCCATACGTCCTGA
- a CDS encoding SAM-dependent chlorinase/fluorinase → MKIITLLTDFGLKDAYVGIMKGVIASINPDATVIDITHEIESQDITEAAFMIGDYFRWFEEGSIHAAIVDPTVGSARRPIILVSEGRYFVGPDNGIFTLVMGEAPEVYVVENQAFMHLPVSATFHGRDIFSPAAAHLSRGIMPREFGPALHDPVTLPGLLPEMEENLIRGKIVRFDRFGNGITNISGERIKPFLAAPFVIETGGMEFHALSRSYYEQEVTCLIGSSGYLEFGVFKGSFQAFAAAVKGQEVRIRAT, encoded by the coding sequence GTGAAGATCATCACCCTTCTTACCGATTTCGGCTTGAAGGATGCCTACGTGGGCATCATGAAGGGAGTGATCGCCTCCATCAACCCCGATGCGACTGTCATCGATATCACCCATGAAATTGAATCACAGGATATAACCGAAGCGGCATTCATGATCGGCGATTACTTCCGCTGGTTCGAAGAGGGGAGCATCCATGCGGCCATAGTCGATCCTACTGTCGGCAGTGCGAGGAGACCCATTATCCTGGTGAGTGAGGGCCGTTATTTCGTGGGGCCCGACAACGGCATCTTCACCCTTGTGATGGGCGAAGCCCCTGAAGTCTATGTAGTTGAGAATCAGGCGTTTATGCACCTGCCGGTGAGCGCCACATTTCACGGCAGAGACATCTTCTCCCCCGCGGCCGCCCACCTTTCACGGGGAATTATGCCCCGGGAGTTCGGTCCCGCCCTACACGATCCTGTCACCCTGCCCGGACTTCTTCCCGAAATGGAAGAAAATCTCATAAGAGGAAAGATCGTGCGATTCGACAGGTTCGGGAACGGCATCACCAACATTTCCGGAGAGAGGATCAAGCCTTTCCTCGCGGCTCCTTTCGTGATAGAGACGGGTGGGATGGAATTCCACGCCTTATCCCGCAGCTATTATGAACAGGAGGTCACGTGCCTCATCGGCAGCTCGGGATACCTCGAATTCGGCGTTTTCAAGGGAAGCTTCCAAGCTTTCGCGGCGGCGGTAAAGGGCCAGGAGGTGAGGATTAGAGCCACATAG
- a CDS encoding serine hydrolase domain-containing protein: protein MNFRKTLCLLIALAFIGLTLISAPPAHAEARQTVAQIIHSYFKDNNLPGLVVSVKKRNQHSLYVHGKANLELNSLMRSDSIFRIASVSKLFTTLGILVLKDRGLLSVNDKLSSYLPAFPYADQITIKNLLQHTSGIPDFSEIEGYDANRAKDWTPGELVTLTTDYINAKGSLDFATGTDAVYSNTNFVLLGLIIEQVSGKAYSEFIAENVVTPLGMRKTGVGSDTDLVPHRVSGYTVDNGKTVNATFVSVVAPFATGDFLSTPAEVVKFQKAFTPGVLLTRGTIDEMMEQTILNNGTPYVNPGTGGDSSFGYCWELIKMAGKTEWVYTKSGGISGFFAYFLYFKGADVAVAISTNAQGNFNLVQLGLSIGTALNAMR from the coding sequence ATGAACTTCAGAAAGACTTTATGCCTTCTTATTGCCCTTGCCTTTATCGGCCTTACCCTGATAAGTGCCCCTCCCGCCCATGCAGAGGCCCGGCAGACGGTGGCACAGATCATACACTCTTATTTCAAGGACAATAACCTGCCCGGGCTCGTGGTGAGCGTCAAGAAACGGAACCAGCATTCCCTCTACGTCCATGGGAAGGCGAACCTGGAGCTCAACAGCCTGATGCGATCGGACAGTATCTTCAGGATCGCGTCGGTCTCCAAGCTTTTCACGACCCTGGGCATTCTCGTCCTGAAGGACCGGGGGCTTCTTTCCGTCAATGACAAGCTCTCCTCCTATCTTCCCGCCTTTCCCTACGCGGACCAGATCACTATCAAGAACCTTCTCCAGCACACCTCCGGCATCCCCGATTTCTCGGAGATCGAAGGATATGACGCCAACCGGGCGAAGGACTGGACCCCTGGGGAGCTTGTCACCCTCACCACCGACTACATCAATGCAAAAGGAAGCCTCGACTTCGCCACCGGCACCGATGCCGTGTACAGTAATACGAATTTCGTGCTCCTGGGCCTGATCATCGAGCAGGTCTCGGGCAAGGCGTACAGTGAATTTATCGCCGAAAACGTGGTGACGCCCCTTGGCATGAGGAAGACCGGAGTGGGCAGCGACACGGATCTCGTGCCTCATCGGGTCTCGGGCTATACGGTCGACAATGGCAAGACCGTGAACGCCACGTTTGTAAGCGTGGTGGCGCCCTTTGCCACCGGGGATTTCCTTTCCACTCCCGCTGAGGTGGTGAAATTCCAGAAGGCCTTCACCCCCGGCGTGCTTCTCACCCGGGGGACTATCGACGAGATGATGGAACAGACTATCCTCAACAACGGGACCCCCTATGTGAATCCGGGCACCGGCGGAGACTCCTCTTTCGGCTACTGCTGGGAGCTGATAAAAATGGCGGGCAAAACGGAATGGGTCTATACCAAGAGCGGGGGCATCTCCGGTTTCTTCGCCTATTTCCTCTATTTCAAGGGCGCCGACGTAGCCGTCGCCATTTCCACCAACGCCCAGGGCAATTTCAACCTCGTCCAGCTCGGCCTGAGCATAGGCACTGCATTAAATGCCATGAGATAA
- a CDS encoding very short patch repair endonuclease, with amino-acid sequence MDRLSPDKRSSNMAAVRGKNTSPELTVRRLLHAMGYRFRLHAKKLPGKPDIVLAKYKICIFVHGCFWHQHAGCKRATVPGTHKKFWEDKFRQNIERDAKIQKELENSGWHIIIIWECETKTPTKLCHVLFEDSKIGLAMGT; translated from the coding sequence ATGGACAGACTTTCTCCAGACAAGCGATCCAGCAATATGGCTGCGGTGCGAGGAAAAAATACTTCTCCGGAATTAACGGTGCGTCGGTTGCTTCATGCCATGGGATATCGATTTCGTTTGCACGCAAAGAAATTACCCGGTAAACCGGATATCGTGCTCGCCAAATATAAAATTTGTATTTTTGTGCACGGTTGCTTTTGGCACCAACATGCAGGCTGTAAAAGAGCGACCGTTCCCGGTACTCACAAAAAATTCTGGGAAGACAAATTTCGCCAAAATATAGAACGAGACGCTAAGATACAGAAAGAACTTGAAAATTCGGGTTGGCATATAATTATTATTTGGGAATGCGAAACCAAAACACCTACCAAGCTATGTCATGTTCTCTTTGAAGATTCAAAAATAGGGCTAGCGATGGGGACATAG
- a CDS encoding response regulator receiver domain: MSNYTESIVGYDQLIQEVFIDPIRTVIVIDDEYPTLDSFAAKELNLEGAWKGKNQDVEHVRQLLEFARKKESPWLVDVHDGRKITVAKEEVFAPHLHHSDLLILDYNLEDSLGVKGEAAINILRKLAENDHFNLVIVHTKDDLEMVVREIALGLSYPDAALRLTEDEQESLNNALEQWENETEEIISLLDREISESTYLQVRTRNTEICAALLGTPEGSRIIDLWKSRPREVKINPRDLAKWLLLQKQGKLTKKFSSHDLGGVQVSNSGDINWIRTDRLFVTVLSKSHSPESFECKLLEAIRTSFPSPHRLLLAKMRTEIDQHGVIAEAAILRNKHIQVEWLSDFLEPDPVDQKGIIYNTIERHWEALGDQLQSTLSDFAERLYASFARLDTGEVISECGLDKTDVGSPDTLMSFNWFTSTKPIDRSHLTTGHVFNIIGQEEGLWICLSPACDMVPDRTLDSSLADCRPFIAVQLHRITRNNALRNATKNIYLFLQIGGNIEAFSIHKEGDIISNPEWKQMLAGNRGRFHEGTNLSVGWIDQKDGVLGLCWSEASALAQLRSEYALNLLQRIGIFLSRPGLGINFKALSG; this comes from the coding sequence ATGAGTAATTATACGGAATCAATCGTGGGTTATGATCAACTTATCCAAGAAGTTTTTATTGACCCGATTAGAACGGTTATTGTCATTGATGATGAGTACCCTACATTGGATAGTTTTGCTGCAAAAGAATTGAACCTGGAAGGTGCCTGGAAGGGTAAAAATCAAGATGTTGAGCATGTTCGTCAACTTCTCGAATTTGCCAGAAAGAAAGAAAGTCCGTGGCTTGTCGATGTTCATGACGGTAGGAAAATAACTGTTGCAAAGGAGGAAGTGTTCGCGCCGCATCTGCATCATTCCGATTTACTAATACTAGATTACAATCTCGAGGACAGTCTAGGAGTAAAAGGCGAGGCGGCGATAAACATATTGAGGAAGCTTGCTGAAAACGATCACTTTAATTTGGTTATTGTCCATACGAAAGACGATCTTGAGATGGTAGTCCGCGAAATTGCATTAGGCCTGTCTTATCCTGATGCTGCATTGCGTTTAACAGAGGACGAACAGGAATCATTGAACAATGCTTTGGAGCAATGGGAAAATGAAACAGAAGAAATCATCTCATTGCTTGACAGAGAAATCTCGGAGAGTACATATCTGCAAGTAAGAACACGAAACACAGAAATTTGTGCCGCCCTCCTGGGGACACCCGAGGGATCGAGAATCATCGACCTTTGGAAATCAAGACCCAGAGAAGTCAAAATTAATCCAAGGGATCTCGCCAAGTGGCTCTTACTGCAAAAACAGGGGAAACTTACGAAAAAGTTTTCCTCGCACGATCTTGGAGGGGTTCAGGTCAGCAATTCAGGTGACATTAATTGGATAAGAACCGACCGGTTATTTGTGACGGTGCTCTCAAAATCGCACTCTCCAGAATCCTTTGAGTGCAAGTTATTAGAGGCCATAAGAACATCATTTCCGTCGCCTCACCGCCTTTTATTAGCTAAAATGAGAACTGAAATTGACCAACATGGAGTAATCGCTGAGGCGGCAATCCTCCGCAATAAACATATTCAAGTGGAATGGTTAAGTGATTTTCTCGAACCTGATCCGGTCGATCAAAAAGGCATTATTTATAACACAATAGAGAGGCACTGGGAGGCGCTTGGGGACCAACTGCAATCAACCCTCAGCGATTTTGCGGAACGATTATATGCAAGTTTTGCCAGATTGGACACGGGTGAGGTAATAAGTGAGTGCGGTCTTGACAAAACGGATGTTGGCTCGCCCGACACTCTGATGTCCTTTAATTGGTTTACAAGCACAAAACCGATTGATAGATCACATTTAACAACCGGCCATGTTTTTAATATCATAGGTCAGGAAGAAGGACTTTGGATCTGCCTATCTCCTGCTTGCGATATGGTTCCAGATCGGACATTAGATTCAAGCCTTGCAGATTGTCGTCCATTTATAGCTGTGCAGCTTCACAGAATAACGCGTAATAATGCTTTAAGAAATGCTACTAAGAACATTTATCTTTTTCTTCAAATAGGAGGAAATATAGAGGCTTTCAGCATTCATAAAGAGGGCGATATAATTTCAAATCCCGAATGGAAGCAAATGCTGGCTGGCAATAGGGGAAGGTTTCATGAAGGCACAAATCTCAGCGTAGGTTGGATTGACCAAAAAGATGGAGTGCTAGGCCTTTGTTGGAGCGAAGCATCTGCTCTAGCTCAACTTCGCTCAGAATATGCACTTAACTTGCTTCAACGTATAGGTATTTTTCTTTCTCGCCCTGGCTTAGGAATTAATTTCAAAGCACTTTCAGGATAG
- a CDS encoding ATP-binding protein produces the protein MVESIAFKTRARTIDHLGREQIADCPTAISELWKNAYDAYAREASLHILDGNVPIAAIFDNGFGMSYQEFVEKWLVVGTESKAYDLDVPADDRNGLPHREKQGQKGIGRLSSAYLGSLLFLVSKRKNTSFVAALIDWRLFENPFLYLQDIEIPVVEFDEKNDVWMHIGILFDKMMGNIWGNGNDGARDERIVSGWEIYDALEKKEGRPSTKAAIEETLIATTFTERHLENWPVWANASSHGTAMLMANITYDLEAQLYGTATATEGDALQSAKDKLFQTLSNFTDPFVDPHEAVTYFGADDFRYSVTAWEGSLSRPIISDEREFDYENLEELEHVLEGEIDINGIFRGKVRVFGKWLEGEIIINPAYAVPTRSDSRVGSFHLRIGTFEQRIDNTTHPAEVHAKLMEQAIKYGGFLVYRNGLRVMPYGREDNDFFEIELRRTKHFGREFWSYRRLFGRVALTRQENPNLRDKAGREGIIDNKAAKVFRDIIINILKESARRFYGTNSNIRDQVLPEIQENYAKQKAEEAQTKLKARRKREFRARLMTNLPEIQLVERELTQLAMTAQADSLPTTEVELLAIRRRLLELKEHRAQLALGPAPNVLGTMESDYRDFKSHDSLSGDLIARLTVSVSHRLEKIKPKSSKDVAYSEISRNAVYLQNRLRKWAAETKDILSSEIKRISDLIDDRNKRYHSKMLPLLDDLEHGRTTLGQVLDKLELEREKQDRENSDLFEPYVATLKSLQESIDIETMLTFTMEQSADLRQEIDRLNALAQLGITVEIIGHEIEGLEMTISRGLEHLSETARVNPTFEMVRSAHNALVDRLRFLSPLKLSGEKAKNWIDGKKIIDYVEEFMGESLERRDISLTATSEFLKFSVYEQASRIFPVFINLVNNAAYWVSQSRGSAKKILLDIIDGKVVVADDGPGVEKDDLKNLFTLFFTRKIRGGRGVGLYLCRANLAAGGHTIRYATENRFCRLRGANFVIDFKGTRYE, from the coding sequence ATGGTCGAATCAATAGCGTTTAAAACTAGGGCAAGAACCATCGATCATCTCGGTCGCGAACAGATTGCTGATTGTCCTACCGCAATTTCCGAACTCTGGAAAAATGCCTACGATGCATATGCTCGCGAAGCATCTCTGCACATTCTTGATGGAAATGTGCCCATAGCAGCCATTTTTGATAACGGGTTTGGCATGAGCTATCAGGAATTCGTAGAAAAATGGCTTGTAGTTGGCACAGAATCGAAGGCATATGATTTAGATGTACCAGCGGATGATCGCAATGGTCTACCTCATAGAGAAAAACAAGGCCAAAAGGGGATAGGTCGTCTTTCATCAGCCTATCTCGGTTCACTACTTTTTCTAGTTTCAAAACGCAAAAATACATCTTTCGTCGCTGCTCTTATTGACTGGCGTCTTTTTGAGAATCCATTCCTCTACCTGCAGGACATTGAAATACCGGTTGTAGAATTCGATGAAAAGAATGACGTGTGGATGCACATCGGAATTTTATTCGACAAAATGATGGGCAACATATGGGGGAACGGGAATGACGGAGCTCGCGATGAACGAATTGTATCTGGATGGGAAATATATGATGCCTTAGAAAAAAAAGAAGGGCGACCTTCTACTAAGGCGGCCATAGAAGAGACTTTAATTGCGACAACCTTTACTGAAAGACATCTTGAGAACTGGCCGGTTTGGGCGAATGCGTCTTCGCATGGAACGGCAATGCTCATGGCCAATATTACGTACGATCTGGAGGCACAGTTATATGGAACCGCGACCGCAACCGAAGGGGATGCGCTCCAAAGTGCAAAAGATAAACTTTTCCAAACGCTGTCGAACTTCACTGACCCTTTTGTTGATCCTCATGAGGCGGTGACATATTTCGGAGCGGATGATTTTAGGTATTCTGTTACCGCTTGGGAGGGTTCGTTAAGTCGCCCCATTATCTCAGATGAACGAGAATTCGATTACGAAAATCTTGAGGAACTGGAGCACGTTCTTGAAGGCGAAATTGATATTAATGGAATTTTTCGGGGAAAAGTTAGGGTCTTCGGTAAATGGCTCGAAGGTGAGATAATCATCAATCCTGCGTATGCGGTGCCCACTCGTTCGGATTCGCGAGTAGGTTCATTCCATCTAAGGATTGGTACGTTTGAGCAACGGATCGACAACACAACCCATCCAGCCGAAGTGCATGCAAAACTCATGGAACAGGCAATCAAATACGGAGGATTCTTGGTCTATAGAAATGGCCTTCGTGTCATGCCCTATGGACGTGAAGATAATGATTTCTTTGAAATTGAGTTACGCAGAACGAAACATTTTGGACGGGAATTCTGGTCTTATCGGCGTCTTTTTGGTCGCGTAGCGCTGACTAGGCAGGAGAATCCCAATTTACGCGATAAAGCAGGTCGTGAGGGTATCATTGATAACAAAGCAGCAAAAGTATTTCGCGATATTATTATAAATATTCTGAAGGAAAGTGCGCGGCGTTTTTATGGGACCAATTCAAATATAAGGGATCAAGTGCTTCCGGAAATTCAAGAAAATTACGCAAAACAGAAGGCCGAGGAAGCGCAAACGAAGCTTAAAGCGCGAAGAAAAAGAGAATTTCGTGCTCGCTTAATGACTAATCTGCCTGAGATACAATTAGTAGAACGCGAACTTACTCAACTGGCAATGACAGCTCAGGCCGATTCATTGCCTACAACCGAGGTGGAGTTGCTGGCTATAAGACGGCGCCTATTAGAACTGAAGGAACATCGAGCGCAGCTTGCACTTGGCCCGGCACCCAATGTCTTGGGAACGATGGAATCAGATTATAGAGATTTTAAGAGCCATGATAGCCTTTCCGGTGATCTTATTGCCAGGCTCACCGTCTCCGTCTCTCATCGACTGGAAAAAATTAAACCGAAATCATCTAAAGACGTAGCGTACTCTGAGATTAGTCGGAATGCTGTTTACTTGCAAAACCGACTTAGAAAATGGGCCGCTGAAACAAAAGATATTCTGAGCAGTGAGATCAAACGAATTTCGGACTTAATTGATGATAGGAACAAGCGCTACCACAGCAAAATGTTACCGTTGCTCGATGACTTGGAACACGGCCGAACAACTCTCGGTCAGGTTCTCGATAAGCTTGAACTTGAGAGGGAGAAGCAAGACCGCGAAAATTCAGATCTTTTCGAACCATATGTTGCAACTTTGAAAAGCTTGCAGGAAAGCATAGATATTGAGACTATGCTCACCTTTACTATGGAACAATCGGCAGATTTGCGTCAAGAAATCGATCGGTTGAATGCTTTGGCGCAATTAGGCATAACGGTGGAAATTATAGGTCACGAAATTGAAGGTCTCGAAATGACTATTTCGCGAGGTTTGGAACATTTGTCAGAGACCGCAAGAGTTAATCCAACGTTTGAGATGGTCCGCTCCGCGCACAATGCGCTGGTTGATCGGCTCCGCTTCCTTTCTCCATTGAAGCTTTCGGGTGAGAAAGCCAAAAATTGGATTGATGGGAAGAAAATCATTGATTATGTCGAGGAATTTATGGGGGAATCTCTTGAACGACGAGACATTTCTCTTACCGCTACTTCGGAATTTCTTAAATTTAGCGTATACGAACAGGCGTCCCGGATCTTTCCAGTTTTTATCAACTTAGTTAATAATGCCGCTTATTGGGTCAGTCAGTCACGCGGAAGTGCTAAAAAGATCTTACTTGATATAATTGATGGAAAAGTGGTCGTAGCCGACGACGGCCCCGGTGTAGAGAAGGACGACCTAAAGAATCTGTTTACCCTTTTCTTTACCAGAAAAATTCGCGGTGGGCGAGGAGTCGGCCTCTACCTCTGCCGTGCTAATCTAGCCGCAGGAGGTCATACGATCAGATATGCGACCGAAAACCGCTTCTGCAGGCTTCGGGGAGCAAATTTCGTTATTGATTTCAAGGGGACTAGATATGAGTAA
- a CDS encoding DNA cytosine methyltransferase: MTNTNFSCIDLFAGAGGLSLAAMNIGLKVQVAIEKNRHACDTYRHNLIKTNKIPSLYGDILDVSPSFVAKKHFSEGNCCDIVLGGPPCQGFSVHRLNDAGVDDPRNKLILRYFEFVDRLKPKVFLMENVPGILWPRHQEYLNKFYEKARTTGYYLHDPVILDARDFGVPQRRKRVFILGVRNDVPFGTTWPPSPTCGNEKARRENPRLKPWQMARDIFTTPPPPGDMNNYHMTHSLEIVDLFRSTPLNGGSRLQSKRTLPCHKNHTGHKDVYGRINPLQPGPTMTTACVNPSKGRFVHPTEHHGITIRQAARFQTFPDWFTFKGGLIAAGEQIGNAVPIKLGEVLLSNILLGLQKGLSQNLSNGT; the protein is encoded by the coding sequence TTGACGAACACGAACTTCAGCTGTATTGATCTTTTTGCAGGTGCCGGAGGATTATCTCTTGCTGCAATGAATATCGGTCTCAAAGTGCAGGTTGCCATAGAGAAAAACCGGCATGCCTGTGACACCTACAGACATAATTTAATCAAAACAAACAAAATCCCTAGCCTATACGGCGACATACTTGATGTTTCCCCATCTTTTGTTGCCAAAAAACATTTTTCAGAAGGCAACTGCTGTGATATTGTCTTGGGTGGCCCACCCTGTCAAGGGTTTTCCGTTCATCGACTCAATGATGCCGGTGTTGATGATCCTAGAAATAAATTAATATTGCGATACTTTGAATTTGTAGATAGGCTGAAGCCCAAAGTTTTTTTGATGGAAAATGTTCCCGGAATTCTCTGGCCTCGTCATCAAGAATATCTGAATAAATTCTATGAAAAAGCTAGAACGACCGGTTATTATCTTCATGATCCAGTAATTTTGGATGCAAGGGACTTTGGAGTACCTCAACGCAGAAAACGTGTTTTTATCCTAGGGGTGAGGAATGATGTTCCATTCGGTACAACTTGGCCACCATCACCGACCTGTGGCAACGAAAAGGCCAGAAGGGAAAATCCTCGGTTAAAGCCTTGGCAAATGGCAAGAGACATTTTCACAACGCCTCCACCACCGGGGGATATGAACAATTATCATATGACGCATTCATTGGAAATTGTTGATTTATTTAGGTCAACTCCATTAAATGGAGGAAGTCGCCTTCAGTCGAAACGTACTTTGCCGTGTCACAAAAATCATACTGGACATAAAGACGTGTACGGGAGGATAAACCCCTTACAACCAGGGCCCACCATGACAACGGCTTGTGTAAATCCATCCAAAGGAAGGTTCGTCCATCCGACGGAACATCATGGGATTACCATCCGACAAGCGGCTCGTTTTCAAACTTTCCCAGATTGGTTTACATTTAAGGGTGGGTTGATAGCTGCGGGAGAGCAGATTGGGAATGCAGTGCCCATTAAGCTTGGAGAGGTTTTGCTTAGCAACATTCTGCTGGGGCTCCAAAAAGGATTATCGCAGAATTTATCAAATGGTACATAA
- a CDS encoding Fic family protein translates to MKIPEKPPLNWRKYISSEILASPPRALQEAIRKGNRDYIYWDKFKYLVPEGISRESAWAALKLSRTLNARDLPLVNRDTNNNFTYWQPDRVLEYLYQINRDASGAVITGNLAVQGSERKLFLLNSIMEEAIASSQIEGAVTTTNQAKEMLQRGEKPKDRSQQMIYNNYATISRIKDLIEFPASPVLLKELQESMTRDTLDSKAHAGRFRTASDKPVYVMNFRGDILHVPTPPEHIEEEIGKLCDFANRALEEFIHPVIKGIVLHFWLAYIHPFHDGNGRTARALFYWNMLRNHYPLFEYISISKSILRSRADYYRSFLYSETDEGDMTYFIAFNLKTISAALDQLHEYLERKGVERQVSAREFSAFPGLNHRQQEVLRRVLEDPGVEITLKDLMQTYHVVHQTARTDILDLTNAKLLEKKVRGKRFYFVAAQDLAARLAHAS, encoded by the coding sequence ATGAAGATTCCGGAAAAACCTCCGCTGAATTGGCGCAAATATATCTCTTCCGAGATTCTCGCCTCTCCCCCTCGTGCTCTGCAGGAGGCTATCCGGAAAGGCAATCGGGATTATATATATTGGGATAAGTTTAAGTATCTCGTACCGGAGGGAATTTCCCGTGAATCCGCCTGGGCGGCACTCAAGCTGTCCCGAACGCTCAACGCAAGGGACCTTCCCCTGGTAAACCGCGACACCAATAATAACTTCACCTATTGGCAGCCCGACCGCGTTCTGGAATATCTTTATCAGATAAATCGGGATGCTTCGGGAGCTGTCATCACCGGGAATCTCGCGGTACAAGGGAGTGAAAGAAAACTGTTTCTTCTTAATTCGATCATGGAAGAGGCAATTGCCTCCAGTCAGATCGAGGGAGCCGTTACTACGACAAATCAGGCAAAGGAGATGCTTCAACGCGGCGAAAAACCAAAGGACCGGTCGCAGCAGATGATTTACAATAATTACGCGACCATATCGAGAATCAAAGACTTAATCGAATTTCCTGCATCCCCTGTCCTGCTCAAGGAGCTGCAGGAGTCGATGACCAGGGATACTCTCGATAGTAAGGCCCATGCGGGAAGGTTCCGCACCGCATCGGACAAGCCCGTCTATGTCATGAATTTTCGTGGGGATATTCTCCACGTGCCTACGCCGCCCGAACATATTGAGGAGGAAATCGGAAAACTGTGCGACTTTGCCAACCGGGCTCTGGAGGAGTTCATCCATCCCGTCATCAAAGGTATCGTTCTTCATTTCTGGCTCGCCTATATCCACCCCTTTCACGACGGGAACGGCAGGACAGCCCGAGCCTTGTTCTATTGGAACATGCTGCGAAATCATTATCCTCTGTTTGAATATATTTCCATTTCAAAATCTATCCTTAGATCGCGCGCAGACTATTACCGGTCCTTTCTCTATTCCGAGACGGACGAAGGGGACATGACTTATTTCATCGCCTTTAATCTCAAGACCATCTCTGCCGCCCTCGATCAGCTCCATGAATACCTTGAGCGGAAAGGAGTGGAAAGACAGGTTTCCGCCCGGGAGTTTTCCGCCTTCCCCGGCCTTAACCATCGGCAGCAGGAGGTCCTTCGGCGGGTACTCGAAGATCCGGGGGTTGAGATCACCCTCAAGGACCTCATGCAGACATACCACGTAGTGCATCAAACCGCACGCACGGATATTTTAGACCTCACCAATGCGAAGCTGCTCGAAAAAAAGGTAAGGGGAAAGAGGTTCTATTTTGTGGCAGCACAAGATCTGGCAGCCCGTCTGGCCCACGCTTCCTGA